In the genome of Flavobacterium panacagri, one region contains:
- a CDS encoding site-specific integrase — MSKSIVTLRKKTISQGRMSLYLDFYPPVWNLVTNDYTRREFLKIYVYQKPVDQFQKMANTENLHTAELIRARRQNEINKTEIYSSFEKEQLKVLAVGRESFLQYYKNLGEKKIGNNLSIWSCAIIHFEAFLKGRDLTFKEVTVSLIEDYRDYLLKAKSLRKNKKQLSRNTALSYYNKIKTTLKAAYKDDKLKTDINAKIGSIKEMESQRNFMTMEETRRLFATPCPKLIVRRISMFSVLTGVRYSDIAKLTWSELHYINGDGHYIIFRQKKTEGTASIPISDEAFELLGKRRGENEKVFKDLNKWDVDRTLPVWVALSGINKHITFHCFRHTYATLQLTAGTDIFTISKMLGHKSVKTTQIYAKVIDQKKRDAAGRISLE, encoded by the coding sequence CGATTATACCAGACGCGAGTTTTTAAAAATCTACGTATATCAAAAACCAGTCGATCAGTTCCAAAAAATGGCCAATACCGAAAATCTGCATACTGCAGAACTAATACGTGCAAGAAGGCAGAATGAAATCAATAAGACTGAAATTTATTCTTCATTTGAAAAAGAGCAGTTGAAGGTTCTTGCAGTGGGAAGAGAATCTTTTCTCCAATACTATAAAAATTTGGGAGAGAAAAAGATAGGCAACAATTTATCAATTTGGTCTTGTGCTATTATCCATTTTGAGGCCTTTTTAAAGGGCAGGGATTTAACATTTAAAGAGGTGACGGTTTCTTTAATTGAAGATTACAGGGATTATCTTTTAAAAGCCAAAAGTTTAAGAAAGAATAAGAAGCAGCTCTCACGCAATACTGCGTTGTCTTATTATAATAAGATTAAAACTACTTTAAAAGCAGCCTATAAAGATGATAAGCTGAAAACAGATATTAATGCAAAGATAGGATCGATAAAGGAAATGGAATCACAGCGGAATTTTATGACTATGGAAGAAACCCGTAGGCTGTTTGCAACACCGTGCCCGAAGCTGATTGTCCGAAGGATTTCGATGTTTTCGGTACTTACGGGCGTAAGGTATTCCGATATTGCCAAGCTGACCTGGTCAGAACTGCACTATATTAACGGGGATGGCCACTATATCATTTTCAGGCAGAAGAAAACAGAAGGTACGGCATCCATACCGATCTCCGATGAAGCTTTCGAACTGCTTGGCAAGAGACGGGGAGAAAACGAGAAGGTATTTAAAGATTTAAATAAGTGGGATGTTGACCGTACGCTTCCTGTTTGGGTGGCATTGTCAGGTATCAATAAGCATATTACCTTTCACTGTTTCAGGCATACTTATGCTACATTACAGCTGACGGCTGGAACTGATATTTTTACCATATCTAAAATGCTTGGTCATAAGAGTGTTAAGACAACGCAGATATATGCAAAGGTAATCGATCAGAAGAAAAGGGACGCAGCAGGCAGAATTTCTTTAGAATAA